The nucleotide window CGCCGGCAGGTCCGAGCACCAACACACCGGACCGCGGACCATCGAGCAGCGCACCGAACCGTCCACCTGGTTACGCACGATCAGACCGAACCAACGGATCCGAGACGCAGGGCCGGGAACGCGGGAGCCTCCGTCCGCTCTCCAACGATGACCTCGAGTCCGCGTGCGCCCACCTGATACGCCGCGATCCACGGCTGGGCGCGCTGATCCGGCGCGTCGGCCCGTGCCGGCTTGGCGAGGGCCGCTCGCGCGCGCCGTTTGCCGCGCTCGTCCGCGCGATCCTCTGGCAGCAACTGTCCGGCAAAGCGGCCGAGACGATTCACGGCCGTGTGCTCGCGCTGCTCGGCGGCCACGAGCGGCTCACTCCGCCCGCGTTGCTCGCGGTCGATCCCGAGCATCTGCGCGCGGCCGGCGTGAGCCGGCCGAAGATCGCTTATCTTCGCGACCTCGCCGAGCGCGTTCACGATGGGCGTCTCGATCTCGACGCGCTCGAGCACGCGCCGGACGAGGACGTCGTCGCCGCCATCACTGCCGTGAAAGGCCTCGGCCGGTGGTCCGCCGAGATGTTCCTGATGTTCAGGTTGAACCGCCCCGACGTCTTTCCCGTGACGGACCTTGGCATCGTCAAGGGGGTGCAGGCGCTGCTCGGCATGAAACAGCGGCCGAAGCCGGTGACGATGGTGCGGGCAGCGGAGGCGTGGCGGCCGTATCGATCGGTTGCCGCTTGGTACCTCTGGCGGATCAACGAGTAGGGCGCGACGCGCGGCTGACGGCAACAGCCGGACGGCGCCTGGCGTATTGATCGGCGATGATGCTCCCCGCGCGCACGTTCGTGAGCGCCCTGCTGATTGCGGCGCCTGTGGCCGTGCTCGCCGTCGCCCTGGTCGATCGCGTGCGCGATCGTGACATGCACCTGGCGCTGTCGCGCGTCGTCACCTCGCAGCTCAACGGACAGGTACGCGAACGCTGCGAGAGCGATCCGAAGTGGTTCCTGACCGGTCCGCTCGAGGGGCGCCCGCCGAACGGGATCTTCATCAGCCCCAATCCCGATGCGCTCGAGCCGCGGCCGAAGCCCAGCAACCAGGGATTCGACCTGTTCGCGTACGACGAGCAGTTCATCGGATCGAGCTCGGCGGCGCCCAGGTTTCCGAACGAGTTCCGCCGGGAGCTGCAGCGATCGGCGCTGCCGGTGTTCGGCACCTACGAGACGGACGACGGGGCCGGCATCGCGATGGCCGTGCACACAGGATGGCTGAACGGCCCGTGCGCCTACTTCATGGGCCGCATGGCGCCACCTCCCGATGCGATGGCGCAGCGCGTTCGCGTGGCGGCGGGCACGTTCGTCGTCACGCTGCTCGCCGCGCTGGCCGCGGGCCTCCCGCTGGTGCGGCGAGTACGGCGGCTGGCGGTGCTCGCTCGCGCCTCGGCGGCGAGCGACTACGCGACGGTCGCGCTCGACGGCCGCAAGGACGAGCTGAACGGCGTGACGTTCGTCTACAACGATGCGGCGACCGAGCTGAAACTGCGGAAGGCGCGCATCGACGATCTCGAGAGCGGGCTGCGGCGGTTCGTCCGGTCGACCGACGAGGAGATCGCCGAGCCGCTGCGCGCCCTCGAGGCGAAGCTGGCGGGCGGCGCCGACCCGCGGGAGGCATTGGTGGACTCGCACGCGCTGAGCGCGCGGGTCGAGAACCTGATCGCCGCGGCCCGCCTGCGCATGACCGGCGGCATCGCGGAGCCGGTGCCCATCGATCTGTCCGCGCTTCTCCGGCGCGTCGTCGTGTCGCACGAGCCGCTCGCCCGCGCCAGCGGCGTCTCGCTTGAGACGGTCATCGAGGCCGCGCCCGTGATGATCGACGGCGACGAGCGGCTGATCGCGCGCGCGGTGGCGAACGTGATCGACAACGCGATTCGCTACAACAGGCCGGGCGGTCGCGTGAGGATCGCGATCGTGGCGGGTGACGGCGGCCGATCGTGGCGGCTGTCGGTGGTGGACAACGGGCCGGGCGTGAGCGACGAGCTGTTCAAAGGCCTGACGGCCGTCCGCCGCTTCCGCGGCGATGAGGGGCGCAACCGCCGCCCGGGCGCGCCGGGACTCGGGTTGGCCGTCGCGCGCGAGATCGCCGATCGCTTCGGGATGAGCCTCGACCTGAGCCGCCCGAGCGCGGGCGGGTTCGAGGCGGCGTTCGCGCCGCGTGCGCCAGCAGGCTCGGCGCCGGCCGATTCCGCGCCGGTGTAGCGATCGCCTGACAATCCCCGCATACGGCCGGTATGATCGGATCGCCTCGAGGTCCGCATCATGTCGATCGCCGTTGCCGCCGCTCCGACCATCCGCCTGCACCCCTCCGACAACGTCGTGATCGTTCGGGCGAACCTTGCGTCACGGACGCCGGTGGACGCCGAGCGGATCGTGACGTCGGGGCCGGTTCCCGGCGGACACAAAGTCGCGACGCGTGCGATCCGTCAGAGCGAGCCCGTCTATCGGTACGGGCAGGTCATCGGCGTGGCGACACGCGACATCGCGCCCGGCGATCACGTGCACACGCACAACTGCGGGATGAGCGAGCTCGCGCGCGACTACGAGTTCTCGGTCGCGACCGTGCCGACCGAGCCGATCCTCCCGCAGGCCACGTTCCAGGGCATCGTGCGCGCCGACGGACGGGTCGCCACCCGCAACTACGTGGGCATTCTGTCGTCGGTGAACTGCTCGGCGACGGTCTCGCGGCACATCGCGGACGCGTTCACCCGCGACGGATTGCTCGCCGACTATCCGAACGTGGACGGCGTCGTGGCGCTCACGCATCGCACCGGGTGCGGGCAGGCGAGCGAAGGCGAGGGAATGGACGTGCTGCGCCGCACGTCCGGCGGCTACGCCCGGCATCCGAACTTCTCAGCCACCTTCATCATCGGGCTCGGCTGCGAAGCCAATCAGATCGGGCCGTTGATGGTGACGCAGGGGCTGAAGATGGCCCGGTCGCTCCAGGCCTTCACGATCCAGGAGATGGGCGGCGCACGCAAGACGATCGAGCGCGGCATCGCGCAGATCAAGGAGCTGCTCCCGGACGCGAACAGGGTCGTGCGGCAGGCCGTGCCCGCGTCGAACTTGATCCTCGCGCTGCAGTGCGGCGGCTCGGACGGCTTCTCCGGGATCACCGCGAACCCGGCCCTTGGCGTGGCGTCGGATCTGCTCGTTCGCCACGGCGGTACCGTCGTGCTGTCCGAAACTCCCGAGACGTACGGGGCGGAGCATCTGCTCACGCGCCGTGCCGTCAGTCGCGAGGTGGGGGAGAAGCTTCTCGCGCTCTTCGACTGGTGGCGCGACTACACGGCGAGAAACGGCGGCGAGATGGACAACAACCCTTCGCCCGGCAACAAGGCGGGCGGCATCACGACCATTCTCGAGAAATCGCTGGGCGCGGCGGCCAAGGCCGGAACGACCAACCTCGTCGACGTGGTGCGATTCGCGGAACCCATTCGCACGAAGGGATTCGTGTTCATGGACACGCCAGGCTACGACCCGGTGTCGGCCACCGGCCAGGTCGCGGGTGGAGCGAACGTGCTCGCGTTCACGACGGGACGCGGCTCGGTCTTCGGGTGCGTGCCGACGCCGTCGATCAAGATCGCGACGAACACGCGGCTCTACCGGCACATGATCGACGACATGGATCTCAACTGCGGCGGCATCGCCGACGGCGAGGAGACGGTGGAGCAGGCGGGCCGTCGCATCTTCGAGGCGATCCTGCGCGTCGCGTCGGGCGAGCGCACGAAGAGCGAGCAGCAGGGCTTCGGCGAGGCCGAGTTCTCGCCGTGGCAGATTGGCGCCGTGATGTAGATGCGCGTCATGTCGCGCCGACGCCGTGCCGCCGTTGCTCCCAGGCACCCGCGGCGCGCGTAGGGTAATCTCCTCGATCGATGCTCGCCAGGCAATCCGGATCGACGTCGGCGGCCGCCCGCGCGGATGGACGCCGGCTCGTCTCCGTCCTCGGCCTCTCGTTCTTCGCGGTCGTGCTGCTTCGAACGGCGTGGGTGTCGGACGCTGGCCTCCGCGCCATGCGGACCGCCGAACAGGCGGCATCGGGCCACGGGCTGCGCTGGAATGTCGCCGAGCGCGTGCAGACGTTCGATCATCCGCTGTGGGTGTTGGTGCTGACCGCCGCCCGGACGATGACGGGCGAGATGTACCTGACGACGCTGTCGATCGGCATCGTGTGCTCGCTCGGCGTCCTGATCCTGCTGCTGCGTCGAGCGGCCGAACCCGTGCAGCTCGTCGCGATCGGCGGAGTCGCGCTCAGTCCCACGTTCGTCTCGTACTCGACCGCCGGCATCGGCACGCCGCTGCTGCACCTGCTGGCGCTGGCGATTGCCGTCACCGGCTTGCGGACGGCTGCCGGATCCCGGTCCGCCTGGACCTGCGCCGCGCTCGTCGGCGCGGGCGGGCTCGCGCACTGGACACTGGCCGTCGCGATGATCCCGCTGTTGATTGCGGTGTCGCGCGCGCGGCCGGCGCGACAGCGTGTCCTCATGGGCAGCCTCGCCTTGACGCCGCTCGTCGTCTGGTGGGGATGGGCGTGGTGGTACTACGGCGCGCCGCTGCCGAACGGCACGATCGCCGACCTTGCTGCGGGCGTGCCGTGGCGGCAGCGGATCGCGACCGGCGCCGAATTCCTGGCTGACACGGCCCGAATCGATCCGATCCTTGTCGCGGTCACGATCCTCGGTGCAGCCGTGGGGCTTCTCACGAGCGGCGCCTCGACGGCGCTCGCGGTGGGATCGCTGCTGCTCGCCGCGTGGGCCGTGCTCGCCGGAGGATCGCTCGAGGCCGGCCTGGGTCTCACCGTGCCGTTCATCGTCGGCCTCTGTCTTCTGGTGAGATGGCTCAACGCGCGGCCCGCGGCCATCGGCGCCTCGGCATTCGCCGCGGTCGCGGTGTCGGGAACCGTTCTCGTGCCGGCAACGTTCCGATCGGATTCGAGTTACGGCGCCGGCCGTCAGGTGAGCGCGTACGCGCACGACGTACGCGCCGACATGTATCCAGCCACCG belongs to Acidobacteriota bacterium and includes:
- a CDS encoding DNA-3-methyladenine glycosylase 2 family protein, with translation MARRKTSASRRERSGRADATSAQAAPAGPSTNTPDRGPSSSAPNRPPGYARSDRTNGSETQGRERGSLRPLSNDDLESACAHLIRRDPRLGALIRRVGPCRLGEGRSRAPFAALVRAILWQQLSGKAAETIHGRVLALLGGHERLTPPALLAVDPEHLRAAGVSRPKIAYLRDLAERVHDGRLDLDALEHAPDEDVVAAITAVKGLGRWSAEMFLMFRLNRPDVFPVTDLGIVKGVQALLGMKQRPKPVTMVRAAEAWRPYRSVAAWYLWRINE
- a CDS encoding altronate dehydratase; this encodes MSIAVAAAPTIRLHPSDNVVIVRANLASRTPVDAERIVTSGPVPGGHKVATRAIRQSEPVYRYGQVIGVATRDIAPGDHVHTHNCGMSELARDYEFSVATVPTEPILPQATFQGIVRADGRVATRNYVGILSSVNCSATVSRHIADAFTRDGLLADYPNVDGVVALTHRTGCGQASEGEGMDVLRRTSGGYARHPNFSATFIIGLGCEANQIGPLMVTQGLKMARSLQAFTIQEMGGARKTIERGIAQIKELLPDANRVVRQAVPASNLILALQCGGSDGFSGITANPALGVASDLLVRHGGTVVLSETPETYGAEHLLTRRAVSREVGEKLLALFDWWRDYTARNGGEMDNNPSPGNKAGGITTILEKSLGAAAKAGTTNLVDVVRFAEPIRTKGFVFMDTPGYDPVSATGQVAGGANVLAFTTGRGSVFGCVPTPSIKIATNTRLYRHMIDDMDLNCGGIADGEETVEQAGRRIFEAILRVASGERTKSEQQGFGEAEFSPWQIGAVM